The following coding sequences lie in one Flavobacteriales bacterium genomic window:
- a CDS encoding helix-turn-helix domain-containing protein, whose product MDEELITTKELCEWLKISKATASNWRKQGMPYYGKARSLRYKKSEVNKWLDKEENK is encoded by the coding sequence ATGGACGAAGAACTGATAACGACTAAAGAGCTTTGTGAATGGCTGAAAATTAGCAAAGCTACTGCAAGTAATTGGAGAAAGCAAGGTATGCCCTATTATGGAAAAGCTAGAAGTCTCCGATATAAGAAATCTGAAGTCAATAAGTGGCTAGATAAAGAAGAAAACAAATAA